The Pseudomonadota bacterium nucleotide sequence AGCATCGGTTTTCTGAGCCAAAGGATCTTGAGTTTGCTGCTGGATCAGATGAATGTAAAACCAGCCTAGACCAATGCTCCAGAATACAAACAAAATGCAAAATATCCAAAGGCACCGGGAAAGCCATTTAGAAAATCTAGTATTACCTCGAGGCAAAATAATTCCTTTAATGCAAAGATTTTGTATGAACTCGCGACTTCGCCCGCGGGTTCATAAGCGCCGAAAGCACTGTTAAGTGTGCTGAAAACGAGGCCAATAGCATGACACCCATGGGCGTTAACACCATAATACTTGCTATCATGCCAAATGGCCAACTCAACGTTATCCCCAACAGATTGGCATCCGGCATACAAGCTGAAATCACCCCTAAAACAAGCAGTGCAAAACCAGCTCCAATGATTCCGCCCTTACAGCTCAAAACCAAGGCGTGCCTTTGAAATTGTTGAGCAATGAAATGATTCCGAGCACCAACGATATTTAAAATATTAATAACGCGTTGGTGCGCTTCTAAGCCTGAATGCGTCACAAAAGCAACAGTTACAATAGCGGCAATTCCAATAAGGGTCGATAACAACGTGCTGATCCACAGCACCGAGCGAGCAATTTGCAACATGACCTCGCGTTCCTGCCCTGAGCTGTTAACGCGAGCCCCAAGATGTTCGGCCTCCAAGCGATGCGACAAACGTTCCACATTCAGGTATTGCCCTGGATGAGGCTGAACTTCAAAGCGCAAAGCCTGAATAGGCGTTTCCTGTAGCGCCCTTCCAGGCAGAAGATTTTCCTTCGAATGCACCGTCACTCTCACCACCTGTAAATCCTTAAGAATCTCAAAAACACGATCACGCTGAGCTTTGAGAGATAAAC carries:
- a CDS encoding FtsX-like permease family protein, whose amino-acid sequence is MLEILKQEQIVPFNTTTAYRFVPWIIALMVFLAILALSGAASVNVMVQTWQQNHKEVTYITLKESHLSGLSLKAQRDRVFEILKDLQVVRVTVHSKENLLPGRALQETPIQALRFEVQPHPGQYLNVERLSHRLEAEHLGARVNSSGQEREVMLQIARSVLWISTLLSTLIGIAAIVTVAFVTHSGLEAHQRVINILNIVGARNHFIAQQFQRHALVLSCKGGIIGAGFALLVLGVISACMPDANLLGITLSWPFGMIASIMVLTPMGVMLLASFSAHLTVLSALMNPRAKSRVHTKSLH